GCGCTACGACTGAACGCCTGGAAGAGCGAGCCGGAGCTGGTCGAGGTGGCCGAGCCGACGCCCGGACCCGACCAGGTGGTGGTCCGGATCGGGGCGGCCGGCGCCTGCCACTCCGACCTGCACCTGATGCACGACTTCGAGGCCGGCACGGTGCCGTGGGGTCCGCCGTTCACGCTGGGGCACGAGAACGCCGGCTGGGTGCACGCCCTCGGTGACGGCGTGACCGGGTTGACGGTGGGGCAGCCGGTCGCCGTGTACGGGCCGTGGGGCTGCGGCGCCTGCGCCCGCTGCCAGGTAGGCGTCGACACGTACTGCGAGAACCCGGCGGGCGCGCCGGTGCCCAGCGGCGGCGGGGGTCTCGGGCTGGACGGCGGCATGGCCGAGTACCTGCTGGTGCCGGCCTCCCGGCACGTCGTGCCGCTGCCCGAGGGGCTGGACCCGGTGCACGCCGCCCCGCTGACCGACGCCGGGCTCACCCCGTACCACGCGGTCCGTCGGTCCTGGCCGAAGCTGCCGCCGGGCAGCACCGCCCTGGTGATCGGGGTGGGTGGTCTCGGGCACGTCGGGGTGCAGGTCCTCAAGGCCACCACCGCGGCCCGGGTGATCGCCGTCGACACCCGCGCCGAGGCGCTGGACCTGGCCCGGGCCTGCGGGGCGGACCTCGCCCTGCCCGCCGGCGAGGACGCGGCGGAGCAGGTCCGGGCGGCCACCCCGCACGGCCGGGGCGCGGACGTGGTGCTCGACTTCGTCGGCGCGAACACGACCCTGAAGCTGGGCGCGGCCAGCGTGCGCACCGTCGGCGACCTGACCATCGTCGGCATCGGCGGCGGCACCCTGCCGGTGTCGTTCTTCTCGGTGCCGTACGAGGTGAGCATCCAGACCACCTACTGGGGCAGCCGGCCGGAGCTGGTCGAGGTGCTGGACCTGGGCGGGCGGGGCCTGCTGAAGCCGAAGATCACCACGTTCGGGCTGGACGAGGCCGTGCACGCCTACCACCTCCTGGCGGAGGGCCGGCTGGAGGGCCGGGCGGTGATCGTCCCCTGACCGGGTGGCCCTAGGGTGACCCGGTGGTCGCCGCGCTGGAGCTGTACCTGGACCCGGACGCCTCCCGACGGATCCGGGCGCTCTGGGACGCGCTGGAAGCCGAGGGCGTGCAGAGCCTGCGGTACCTGCTTGACCAGCGGCACCGGCCGCACGTCTCCCTCGCGGTGGCGCCCCGGCTGGACCCGGAGCGGGTCGCCGGGGCGCTGGCCGGGTTGACCGTCGCCGCGCCGCTGCCGCTGTCGTTCCGGCACGCCGGGCAGTTCGTCGGCCGGGTGCTCTGGCTCGGGCCCACCCCGACCCTG
The sequence above is a segment of the Micromonospora sp. WMMD882 genome. Coding sequences within it:
- a CDS encoding NAD(P)-dependent alcohol dehydrogenase, which encodes MRALRLNAWKSEPELVEVAEPTPGPDQVVVRIGAAGACHSDLHLMHDFEAGTVPWGPPFTLGHENAGWVHALGDGVTGLTVGQPVAVYGPWGCGACARCQVGVDTYCENPAGAPVPSGGGGLGLDGGMAEYLLVPASRHVVPLPEGLDPVHAAPLTDAGLTPYHAVRRSWPKLPPGSTALVIGVGGLGHVGVQVLKATTAARVIAVDTRAEALDLARACGADLALPAGEDAAEQVRAATPHGRGADVVLDFVGANTTLKLGAASVRTVGDLTIVGIGGGTLPVSFFSVPYEVSIQTTYWGSRPELVEVLDLGGRGLLKPKITTFGLDEAVHAYHLLAEGRLEGRAVIVP
- a CDS encoding 2'-5' RNA ligase family protein, translating into MVAALELYLDPDASRRIRALWDALEAEGVQSLRYLLDQRHRPHVSLAVAPRLDPERVAGALAGLTVAAPLPLSFRHAGQFVGRVLWLGPTPTLELLTHQARVHERLAGAGVELSGHYRPGRWVPHCTLSMRVPNALMATAVRRCLETLPIEARVVSAAVTDHARGISHPLS